From the genome of Mucilaginibacter paludis DSM 18603:
CTCCGGTATGGGGCTATAATAATTGATTACGATATAAAAACAACAAAAATGAAAAATCAAAGCAAATTGATATTGCTGCTGCTCTGCCTTCTACCATCCTTTTTAATGGCACAGAACGGCAATACACCTGTAAAACCGTTGACTGAATTACAGCAAAATTTTGTAGACCTGCGTTTTGGCATGTTCATTCACTTTAACATGCCCACTTATGCTAACCAGGACTGGCCCGATCCTGAAATGCCCGCCTCCGCTTTTAATCCAACCAAACTCAATTGCGATCAGTGGGCAAAGGCCGCTAAAACTGCCAACATGGCTTATGGCTGTATTACCACTAAGCACCATAGCGGATTTTGCATCTGGGATACCAAAACAACAGATTATAACGTCATGAACAGCCCTTTAAAAAGGGATGTGGTTAAAGAGTATGTAGATGCTTTCCGCAAAAATGGTTTAAAAGTATTCCTTTATTATTCCATACTGGATACTCACCACTATTTAAGGCCTAACTGTATAACTCCCCAACACAGTAAAATGGTGAAAGCGCAGCTGACCGAGCTGTTAACCCATTACGGGCCTATCCAGGCGCTGATTATTGACGGCTGGGATGCCCCATGGTCAAGAATTTCGTATGATGATATCCCTTTTGAAGAAATATACCGACTGGTGAAATCATTACAGCCTAATTGTTTACTGATGGACCTGAACGGCGCCAAATACCCGCAGGAGGCTTTATATTATACCGATATTAAAACTTATGAAATGGGTGCCGGGCAGCGCATTGCCAGCAGTGGAAACCGCCTGCCATCTTTGGCCTGCTTGCCATTGCAGCAAAATTGGTTTTGGGAAACCAGCCATCCAACAACCCCGGTAAAAGATCCGGTTAAACTGGTAAATGAAACGCTGATCCCGTTAAATAAAGAGAACTGCAATTTTATACTAAACGTAGCGCCAAACCGTGACGGCCTGATGGATGATAACGCCTTAGCCGCGCTTAAGCAAATTGGCGAACTATGGCATAACCAGGGCCCCCTGCCCCCTTTGCCTAATTCAGGTTTGCCCATTATTTCACATAACCTGGCCAAACACGTACCTGCAAACTCCAGTTGGAGCGATGATTCTGCAATTATGGATTTTGCGAATGATGATGATTTTGGCACCTCTTGGGTTTCCAACTCCACTATTAAAAAACCATGGTTTGAACTGAATTTTAAAAATGATACGGAGTTTAACACGATTACAATTGCAGAAGAAAAGGCCAATATCAAAAGCTATACGCTTAGCTGTTATCACAATGGTGCCTGGATTACCCTGTTTAGCGGAGAAAATACAAATAAAATAAAGATACACCGTTTAAAGCAGATGACCGGAAGTAAGATCAGAATGCAAATTGAAAGCTATGATCATCAACCGTCTATCGCGGAATTTGGTGTTTATAATGAACGAAGATAAATCCGGGTAGATGCTCGTTTGCAACAAGATCCTCCTCGGTATGACATTTTTTTCAAATTCACCTTTCCCAAACTATGTCGAGGAGGATCTTTTGCGTGCGATAGACCTGCTGCAAAACGTGAACGGTTGTCGTCCTGGCGCAAAATGCCTCCTCGTTCACATTTTTTTAAATTTATTAATCCCCAACAACGTCCGCACGAAGGAGATACCTTTTCCGGGGATGAACTACAGCGTAGCAGTCGCATGCAAAAGAGTCGCTTCTGCCTTGCTTCATGTCAACGATAAAATGCCGGTTATAGCCGGATAAAAATTCATTAATAATCAATCAAGGATACCGAATTTTGACACAAGACACTCCAGGCAAAGTACTCTTGGCTTAAAACCAATCGGTTTCTATAGAGATAGCCTGATCACCAATAGCTGCCCCCCGGTTTAAGAGCCGTCTTTTATCAGGCACAACATTAGCCGTTGTGTTAACTAATCAACAATTAATCTGCAATAGGCCCCCCAATATCCTGCAAACCGATATTTTAGCGACTAACAATTCAATTTAAGTGTAAAACATACATTAGCAACAAACAAGTTTGCCCTTAACGTTGTTGCAAAGCAAAGCTGCAATATGAGCTGTAAAGCGTAAATAGCAACAAATTCAGGGTTTAATGATACCTTTTGCACATTATTTGTTGTGATATTGAATCATAAGCATTAACTATAGAAAAACTCTACCAAATTGGAAAAATTAGGACGGATTGCCCTTAAAACACTATTGTGGGTGATAGGCATTGTTATTTTGCTGGTATTACTTGTATTGATTTTAATACAAGTTCCGGCAGTACAAAATTTCGCTAAGGACAAAGCCGTCACTTTTTTACAAAGCAAAATCAAAACCAAAGTTAAGATTGACCGGCTAAGCGTAGAGTTCCCCAAAATGCTGGTTTTAGAGGGTGTTTATTTTGCCGATCAGAAAGGCGATACGCTTTTGGCCGGCGACAAGCTTAAGGTTAACATTACCATGATGCAGTTGCTCCACAAAAAGGTGGAGATCAACGAAATAAATTTGCAGGGAATTACAGCCAACGTGGTGCGGACTCCCGACAGCGCCTTTAACTATACCTATATCATGAAGGCTTTTATGGGCGAGCAAAAAAACGAACCCAAGCCTACCGATACTACGTCGACATTAAAATTCTCGCTGGATAAGGTTATCCTGGATAAGATCAACATCAAATATAATGATGCCATCAGCGGTAACAACGTTAAATTTTTACTGGGCCATTTTGATACACGGGTTAAAAACTTTGACCTGGATAAGATGAAGTTCAACATTCCCAAGATTACTCTCGCCGGATTTGATGCCACCATCATCCAAACGCCCACCGGCCCAAGCGTTGTTGCTGCGCCAGATACAGCTGTTAAACCACTGAACCTGACTCTGGACCTGGGTGTGATTGATCTTTCCAAAATCAATGTAAATTACCAGGGCGGAGAAATGAAAACCAAGGTAAACCTGGGCAGATTGCTGGTTGAGATGGATAAAATAGATTTGAAGAACCAGAAAGTGGCGATCAAAAATATCCAACTTGAAAACACCAACGGACAGCTGTCGTTATTAAAACCACAAACTGTGCAGAAGGCCGTAGTAAAGGCCATTAAAAAAGCCGATACGCTGGTAGCATCTCCGCAAAGCGGTAAAGGGTGGTCGCTCGCCCTCAATAAAATCAGCCTCGTGAACGATAATGTTAAATTTGACAACGAGGCGCAAAAAGTTTTAGCCAAAGGGATTGATTTTGCGCACATGGATATCCGTAATCTGAACGGAGACGCACAGGACATTGCTTATAGCCCCACCCAAATATCGGGCAGGGTAAATACTTTCGCTTTTAGCGATAAGAGCGGCCTGAAAGTGGAAAAATTTCATACAACGTTTTTATACGGCGAAAAGCAATCATACTTAAACGACCTGTACCTGCAAACCCCCTACACCGTTTTACAAAATCAGGTACAAATAGGCTACCAGTCGTTAGCCGACATGACTGCTAAATTGGGCGAGTTACGCATTAATGCCAACTTAAACGGAAGTAAATTAGGCCTTCGGGATGTTCTAATATTGATGCCCACCATGGCCAGTATGGAGCCATTCAAAAGTTCGCCCAATGCCGTTTTTAAAGTAAACGGCAAAGTAAACGGACAGGTTAATAATTTGCGTATCCCCAACCTGGAGGTTACAGGTTTAAGCAATACGCACATCAAGGCATCGGCAACGCTAAAAGGCTTGCCCGATATGGCCAAGGCTTATTTTGACGTTAAAATTGACGACTTTAATACCAGCGCTACGGATATTAACAAGCTTGCCCCCGCAGGCAGCATACCATCAAGTATACGTATACCTGCGGTGATGAATTTGAAAGGCATCTTTAAAGGAGGCATAAAAAACTTCAATACCAACTTAAACCTGCACTCGAGCGATGGAAACGTGGCGGCTATTGCCAGCATGAGCAGCGGCAAGGCCAAAGGCTCCGAAGTTTATTCGGCCGATATTAAGGCTAATAATTTAAATGCAGGCAAACTGCTGAAGCAAGAAAAGAATGTAGGCTACTTAACTTTAACGGCTAAGGTTAAAGGCTCGGGCACAGATATGAAAACCGCCGTTGCCCAATTTAGCGGCGATGTGGTGAGCGCCGATGTAATGGGTTACAAATACCATAACCTGGTAATGAACGGAACCGCCAACCGGGGATTAATTAATGTTGCAGCGCGCATGAAGGATCCTAATATAAGCTTCGCGCTTAATGCCAAGGCCAACATGACCAAGAAATATCCGGCTGTCAATATGACGTTGAACCTGGATAGCATTAACTTACAAAAGCTGCATTTTGCCAAAGATGACCTGCGCTTACATGGCAAGCTGATTGCGAACCTACCAACTGCCGACCCGGATTACCTGAACGGAAACATTAAGCTAACCGATATGATGGTAGCCAACAAGGGCCAGGTAATTCGTATGGATTCGGTGATAGTACTGGCAACCGCCAATGCCGACAGCAGCACCTTGAGATTAAGAAGTGATATGCTTACCGCCCACCTGGCAGGTAAATACAAATTGACCGAAATGGCGCCCGCCTTGCAGGATGTGATTAATAAATATTTTAACACAGCACCGGCTAATGCCAAAACGGTTAAGGTAAAATATGCGGCACAGCAATATGTTTTTGATGCCCGTTTGGTTAAAACGCCGTTGTTTACTCAATTTGTGCCCGATTTAAAACAACTGGACCCTGTAGTATTTAAAGGAAGCTTTGACAGCCAATCGGGCAAACTTGTAGTGAACGGATCGGCCACGAAGGTTGTTTATGGCACCAATATCGTTAATAACCTGAAGCTGAATATCAATACGGATAACGCTTTGAATTATAGCGTTACTGCCGACCAGGTAAAAGCATCGCAGGTTAATTTATTATACCCATCGATCACCGGCAACGCACAGAACAATAAGTTGACCACCACAGTCCAGATCAGGGATGTGAACAAAAAAGAGCGATACCGCATAGCGGGTGTTTTAAGCACGATGGCTGGCGAATACCAGTTCAGCTTTTTACAAGACGGCCTGTTTTTGGACTATACACAGTGGACGGTTAGCGCCAATAACTCGCTGCAATTTGGCAGCAAGGGTATTATGGCTACCGATTTTGCCATCAGCAACGCCAACCAGGTATTAAGTGTAAATACATCGCCACCACAGTATAACGGGCCGTTAAACGTTGAATTTAAAAATTTTCGGATAGAAACCTTAACCAAACTGGCCGAGCAAGACGCCTTACTGGTAGGTGGTGTAATTAACGGCAGCGCCAATGTAACCAACCTGGATAAAGCGGTCACCTTTACATCAGACATCAATATATCCGATTTTAACTTTAAAGGAGATACGCTCGGCAATATTGCCGCTAAAGTTAACAACCAAACCGCCAACGCCTTTGCAGCCAATGTAAGCATCACGGGCAAGGGTAACCAGGTTAATTTGGATGGCTTTTACTATACCGACAAAAGCAGCTTTGATATGAACCTGGATATTGTAAATCTGAACCTGAAAAGTATTGAAGGCTTCTCTTTCGGAAACCTCAAACAGGCAAGCGGTTCCATTAACGGCAAGCTCAAAATTACAGGTACTGCTGATGCGCCTAACGTGAGGGGAGATGTGAATTTCAACAACGCGGCGGTTAACATTGCCATGATCAACTCGTACTATAAAATGCCTAACGAAAAGATCACCTTTAACAACGACAGCATTTTATTTAACAATTTCACACTGATCGACTCCGCAGGCAATAAGGCTGTAGTTGCAGGTACCATCTATACCAAAACCTATAAAGATTACAAGTTCGGGGTAGATATCTCGATGGATAACTTCAGGGTTTTCAATGCCACGCAGGCCGACAGCAAATTGTATTATGGCCAGGTTTTTCTGGATACGCGCTTAAAAATACGCGGCGATATGAATAAACCTATTGTAGATGGTAGCCTGAAGGTAAACGATAAAACCAAGCTAACTGTAGTATTGCCGCAAAGCGACCCTGGTATTGAGGATCGGAAAGGTGTGGTTGTTTTTGTAGATAAGAAGAAAACCAAGGCCGATTCGGTATTTAAAGGCAAACTTGATTCGCTGAAACGCTCCAGCATTACCGGCCTGGATGTTTCCATGAACCTCACCATTGATAAAGAGGCTGATTTTACCATTGTGGTGGATGCGGCCAATGGAGATATTGTACATATTAAAGGCGACGCTCAATTAAACCTGGGTATCGATCCAAGCGGAAAAACCAATTTAACAGGAACATTTACTGTGAACGAAGGTTCGTACGACTTATCATACCTCACCATCAACCGGAAGTTTTCGTTTAAAAGAGGAAGTACCATAACCTGGCAGGGAGACCCTACCAGTGCTGCGCTGGATATGACAGCTATTTATATTGCTAACGTTCCGCCGATTGACCTGGTTGATAACCAATTATCCGGCGAGACTGAACGTACCATGTACAAACAAAAGTTGCCTTTTAACGTGGAACTGACTTTAAGAAACGAACTTTTAAAGCCCGACATTACTTTCGGTATCACGCTGCCATCCAATACCAATTACAATGTGTCGTCGGATGTACTGTCAACCGTAAACAATAAACTTGATCAGCTCCGTCAGGATCCTAACGAATTGAATAAACAGGTATTTGCTGTTTTACTGCTCAACCACTTTATAGGCGAAAACCCTTTGCAAAGCCAGGGTGGCAGCACTACCGTAGAAGGCCAGGTACGGTCGAGCGTGAGTTCTTTGCTATCCGATCAATTAAACCAGTTAGCCGGTAACATGATAGCAGGCGTCGATCTCAATTTCAACCTGCAGTCTGGCGAGGATTACTCATCGGGTACAGCAACCAACCGTACCGATTTAAATGTAGGTTTATCCAAACGCTTTTTAAACGACAGGCTCACCGTAAACGTAGGCAATAACTTTAACCTGGAAGGGCAACAAGCTAATGAAAAGGCTACCAATATTGCCGGAGATATTTCTGTAAACTATAAATTGACCAAAGATGGCCGCTATATGGTGAGGGCCTACCGTAAAGACCAATATATTGTGATACAGGGCCAGGTAGTAGAAACCGGTGTTGGATTTGCCTTAACAGTAGATTTTAACCGCTTTAGCCAAATCTTCAGGACCAAAACCCGGCGCGAAAAAGAAATGATCAAAAATCAAAAGCAGCAGGAAAAGGAGCAGAAAGAAAAAGACAAGGAAAAAGAAAAAGCTGTAGAACAAACTGAAGATGATCAAAAAAAACAAAAAACTTCCAAATAAAATGATTAAGCACCTACCCTATCTATTTTTGTTGACTTTGATTATAGGCGGCTGTAGCAACATAAAATATTTGCCTAAAAACGAAAAGTTATACACTGGCGCTAAAGTTATTATTACCGATAAGGATACTAAAAAGAGCGAAGCCAAGGCCTTAACTACCGAGCTAACCGATTTAACAAGGCCAAAACCCAATGGCTCAATTTTAGGGCTGCGCGTTAAATTATACTTGTACAATATCAGCAAGGGCAAAAAGAATTTCATTTCGCGCTTTATTAACAAACTTGGCGAGCCGCCTGTATTGTTCAGTTCGGTAGATTTGGATCATAACGGTAAGGTGTTGACCAACCGCTTGCAAAACAAAGGTTATTTTCGTGCCCAGGTAACACCCGATAGCGCCATCAAAAACAAAACTGCTCAAGCGGTTTACAATACCCAAACCGGGCCCGTATTTAAAATACGCAAAGTGGTTTTCCCAAGGGATAGCGATAGTTTGGATACGGCGGTAACAGGTATATCTAAAAAATCATTCCTCAAGCCGGGCGATAATTATAACCTGGATGTGATTAAGAACGAAAGGATCAGGATTGACGCCCGTTTAAAGGAAGAAGGTTTTTACTTCTTCTCGCCTGATGATATCCTGCTGGAGGTGGACAGCACCAATGCAGGCAAAAACATGGTTGACCTGTATGAAATAGTTAAACCAGAAACACCTGATAAGGCATGGGATATTTATACCATGGATAAAACCTATATCTATCCACGCTATTCCCTTAGGGATACGGCGGCTAAGCTGGATTCGGCGGTCCACTACAACGATTATTACGTGATCGATCCCCGCAATACTATCCACCCTTATGTTTTTAAAGATGTGATAGCCCTGCATCCAGGCGAAGCTTATAACCGTACAGACCATAACCAGGCACTGAGCCGTTTTATAGATTTAGGCCCATACAAGTATGTTAAAAACCGGTTTGATATATCGCCGAAAGACACCTTAAAGCTTAATGCTTTTTACTACCTCACGCCTTATCCTAAAAAGTCGTTACGGTTTGAAACCCTGGTACGCACCACCTCAGCGAATTATAACGGTACACAGGTTAACTTAAGTTTCCGCAACCGGAATACCTTCAAGGGGGCAGAGCTTTTAACAGTATCATTATTAGGGAGTACAGACCTACAGTTTGGCGGTCAAAACAATGGTTATAACGTATACCAGGCAGGTATACAAACCAGCCTGACCTGGCCCCGGTTTATCACTCCTTTTAACGTGACTACCAATAACGGCTTTTTGCCCCATACCCGGCTCCAGTTAGAATATGATTTAACAAACCGGACCAAGTTATATACCTTAAACACCTTTAGCGCATCGTACGCTTATTTATGGAAACAAGACATTCATATCCAGCACGAGTTAACGGTTTTTGGATTTAGCTATACCAACGCGGCCAACGTAACAAAAATTTATACCGATAGTATATTACACACCCGAAACCCATCACTCAAACACGTAATTGATAACCAACTTACCTTTGGCCCAAGCTATAGCTATACTTACACTAACACAACCGAAAGTTACAAGCGAAACACTTACTATTATAATGGCAAAATCAGCTTATCTGGTAATATTTTAGGTTTGGTAACGGGTGCCGATACCCTTGCCGGAAAACCTAAAGCCATATTTGGCACCAATTATAGCCAATATGTTAAGCTGGAAAGCGAATTAAGGTATTATCATAAAATAAGCCCCAATATAACCTGGGCAAGCCGTATTATCGGCGGCGCAGGCTTAACTTATGGCAACTCTACCATTATGCCTTACAGCCAGCAGTTTTTTGTGGGTGGCGCTAATAGCTTACGCGGTTTCAGGGCACGTTCGGTGGGGCCGGGCAGCTATTATCCCGATGCAACCATCACCAACGGATCAGGGTTTATCCCGGATGAATCGGGTGACATCAAGATTGAAGCCAACACAGAATTTCGCCCTAAATTGTTCAGCATTGTATATGGCGCACTGTTTTTAGATGCCGGTAATGTTTGGCTGCTACACAGTAACAACACCCAGCAAGGCGGCCAGCCCGGCGGAGCTTTCAATAAAAACTTTTTAAATGATATGGCCGTAGATGCCGGTTTGGGTTTACGTTTTGACCTTAGTGTTTTAGTGCTCCGTACCGACCTCGGCTTCCCGCTCCGCAAACCATGGTTGCCCGACGGACAACGCTGGGTAATTAACAAAATCGACTTTGGTAATGGAGGCTGGCGCGGCGACAACCTGGTGTTTAACTTAGCTATCGGGTATCCGTTTTAGGGTTATTGGTTACTGGTTATTGGTTATTTGGAGAAAGCCGGGTACCTAATACCCTTAATGACTTAATAACCTAATAACTCAATAACCTAATAACTTAACAACCTAATAACTACCAACCAATAACCAACCCACAAACTTAATCTGCATATCCTTTTAAAATAAAATGCGTTTAACTATCTTCGAAAAGTAATATCAACCATAATTATAATCCAGATGAAGATAACCGTAATTGGCGCAGGCGCCGTAGGCGCTACGTGCGCTGATAATATTGCCCGCAGGGAGTTAGCCGAAGAACTAATTTTGTTAGATATCCGCGAAGGTTTTGCCGAAGGTAAGGCGATCGACATGATGCAGACGGCCTCCTACCTGGGTTTTGATACCAAGGTTACCGGTGTGACTAATGATTACGCGGCGACAGCTGACTCGGAAGTAGTGGTGATTACATCGGGCTTGCCACGTAAACCCGGCATGACCCGCGAAGAACTCATCGGAACCAACGCCGGTATTGTAAAGAGCGTAACCGAAAACGTTTTAAAATATTCGCCCAATACCATCATCATCGTAGTATCCAACCCGATGGATACCATGAACTATTTAACCCTTAAAACTTCTGGCTTACCCAAAAACAAGATACTGGGGATGGGCGGTGCTTTGGATTCTGCCCGTTTTAAATATTACCTGAGCCAGCAACTGGGCTGCTCGCCCGCCGACCTGAACGCGGTTGTAATTGGTGGCCACGGCGATACCACCATGATCCCCCTGATAGCCCACGCTACCTGGAACAGCATCCCGGTTACTCAATTACTCAGCAAAGAGCAGCAGGATAAAATTGTTGCGGATACCATGGTGGGCGGCGCAACCTTAACCAAACTGATTGGCACATCAGCATGGTACGCGCCGGGTGCCGGAACCGCTGCTATGGTTGAAGCTATTGTACGCGATGAGAAAAAACTGATCTCGTGCGGTGTTGCCTTAGATGGCGAATACGGCCAAAAAGATATTTCGCTTGTGGTGCCCGTGGTATTAGGAAAATCAGGATGGGAAAAGATAGTCGATTTTAAACTGAGTGAAACCGAACAAGCCGAGTTTAACAAAAGTGCCGACGCGGTAAGGAATATGAATCAGATTTTAAAGGATTCGAATTTTATATAGTTGTATTCACGGTGCAAATTGTTAGTAATTAGCATCCTTCTCCCGTCGTCATTGCGAGGAGGTACGACGAAGCAATCTCTATGCTATACAGAGCGAACCTGCAGAGCCGCTCTGCCTAAGTAGAGATTGCTTCGTCCCTCGCAATGACGCTTGGAGAGGTGTGATGGGTTATCAATAATCAGCTTCTTACCCCATCGTCATTGCGAGGAGGTACGACGAAGCAATCTCTATGCTATACAGGGCTAACTTGCAAAACCGCTCTGCCTATGTAGAGATTGCTTCGTCCCTCGCAATGACGCTTGGAGAGGTGTGATGATTTATCAATAATCAGCTTCCCCATCGTCATTGCGAGGAGGTACGACGAAGCAATCTCTAAGCTTTACAGGACAGACTTTCAAAGCCGCTCTGCCTACGTAGAGATTGCTTCGTACCTCGCAATGACGCTCGGAGAGAGCGCCAGCATAGCGATACAAAATTCTGATCATAAGCATTTCCGCTGTACACACCATGACAACCATCCCATTAAAAATTATTGAACTGCAAGGCGATGGCTACCATCCATTAGTAGAGGTTTTTATTTTTGGCAAAACCCACCTCCTGGTTCTGGATACCGGGGCATCAAAAACCGCATTCGACAGAGAGCTATTGCAGGAAGCCAACGAAGAAGCCGAATTTTTAGAGTCGGACAAATTATCAACCGGGCTGGGTACCAACAGCATGGCATCCTTTACCGCAACTATCCATGACATGCAGATCGGCACCCTCCGAATCCCGGCATTCGAAGTGGCTGTGCTCGATCTGTCGACCATCAACCATGCTTATGGACAGCTTAACCAGCCTCAGGTTCTTGGCGTATTGGGTGGCGATATTTTAATGCAGTATAAAGCTGTGATCGATTACGGCAACGAGACATTGACCCTAATATCCTATTAACTTTTTCACTCGGCCTATTCCAAACCATCGGTTTGTGCTCTTAATTTAGAAAGTAACTACTTCTTTAAAAATTAGTACTTATATTAGTTTCAGCTAATAACTTGACCATTCTATGCGCAAAATACTCTTACTCTTATGCCTCGCCGGCACTTTTACAGCTTGCAAGCAACCCAAGTCCGGCGGCTCAACAACAACTGGCATTGCCAACAAAGATATAGCCAAAGTATTCGATGATTATTACGAAGACCGGCTGAAGCTGTACCCCATGGAAGCCACCTCCATAGGCGATAACCGCTACAACGATCTGTTGCCTAACGATGGTTCGGCTGCCTTTATCAAGCAATCGCATGATTTTTATGCAGGTTACCTGGATAAAATCAAAGCTTTTAAACGTGATGAACTCAACGACGAAGACAAACTATCCTACGATATCTTTATTTATGAAATGAACATTGCATTGGATGGCTATAAATATCATTTTGAGTATATGCCCTTTAACCAAATGTTCTCGTTACCCCTTACCATCGGGCAATATGGTTCGGGCACAAGCGCGCAGCCGTTTAAAACCGTAAAAGATTATGACGACTGGCTGAAAAGGTTATCGGCCTTTCAATTATGGGCTGATACCGCTAAGGCCAATTTCAGCAAAGGCATCAAGGCTGGCGACGTAATGCCCAAAGCGCTGATTGTAAAAATGATTCCGCAGATGGAGAGTATGGTAGTAAGCGATCCTGCAAAAAGCTTGTTCTACACTCCGGTTACCAACTTTCCCAAGAGTTTTACAGATGCCGATAAGAAGCGATTAACCGATGACTATAAAAAAGCTATCCTGACCGTAGTAGTACCAACTTATAAGGGATTGGCCGACTATCTTAAAAACCAATACCTTCCGCATACACGTTCAACATCCGGCTACTCGGCTATACCTGACGGACCCGGCATGTACAAATACCTGGTGAAACAACAAACTACTACCGATAAAACCCCGGAAGAAATTTATCAGTTAGGCTTAAAAGAAGTTGCCCGCATTCGCGGAGAGATGGACAGTATCAAAAACAAGGTTGGCTTTAAAGGCGATTTGAAATCGTTTTTTGAATACATGAAAACCGACCCGAAGTTTACGCCATACAAAACCCCGAAGCAAGTGCTTGATGCTTTCGAAAACATCCACCAAAGGATGAAACCCAACCTTGAAAAAATGTTTAGCCATGTACCCAAAACCCCTTTCGAGATCAGGCAGACAGAAGCTTTCCGCGCCGCATCGGCAAGTGCCGAATACAACCAGGGCAGTGCCGACGGTACCCGCCCAGGTATATTTTACGTGCCGATATTGGATGCTACCAAATTTAACATTACATCGGGCATGGAATCGCTCTTTTTACACGAAGCTATACCAGGTCACCATTACCAGATCTCGTTAACACAGGAAAATACTTCCCTACCCAAATTCCGCCGCTTTGGAGGCGATAACGCTTATGTGGAAGGGTGGGCGCTGTACTGCGAGTCTTTAGGTAAAGAACTTGGCCTTTTTGCCGATCCGTACCAGCATATGGGTGCCTTAGGCGATGAAATTCACCGAGCCATACGCCTGGTAGTTGATGTGGCTATCCATACCAAAGGCATGACGCGCGAACAAGCCATCAAATACATGACCGATAACGAACAGATAAGCGAGGAAGGTGCCACTGCCGAAATTGAGCGCTATATGGCCATACCGGC
Proteins encoded in this window:
- a CDS encoding DUF885 domain-containing protein, whose amino-acid sequence is MRKILLLLCLAGTFTACKQPKSGGSTTTGIANKDIAKVFDDYYEDRLKLYPMEATSIGDNRYNDLLPNDGSAAFIKQSHDFYAGYLDKIKAFKRDELNDEDKLSYDIFIYEMNIALDGYKYHFEYMPFNQMFSLPLTIGQYGSGTSAQPFKTVKDYDDWLKRLSAFQLWADTAKANFSKGIKAGDVMPKALIVKMIPQMESMVVSDPAKSLFYTPVTNFPKSFTDADKKRLTDDYKKAILTVVVPTYKGLADYLKNQYLPHTRSTSGYSAIPDGPGMYKYLVKQQTTTDKTPEEIYQLGLKEVARIRGEMDSIKNKVGFKGDLKSFFEYMKTDPKFTPYKTPKQVLDAFENIHQRMKPNLEKMFSHVPKTPFEIRQTEAFRAASASAEYNQGSADGTRPGIFYVPILDATKFNITSGMESLFLHEAIPGHHYQISLTQENTSLPKFRRFGGDNAYVEGWALYCESLGKELGLFADPYQHMGALGDEIHRAIRLVVDVAIHTKGMTREQAIKYMTDNEQISEEGATAEIERYMAIPAQALGYKIGALKIRELRTRAANQLGSKFNVAEFHNQILKDGSMPLSVLETKIDAWIATQK
- the mdh gene encoding malate dehydrogenase — its product is MKITVIGAGAVGATCADNIARRELAEELILLDIREGFAEGKAIDMMQTASYLGFDTKVTGVTNDYAATADSEVVVITSGLPRKPGMTREELIGTNAGIVKSVTENVLKYSPNTIIIVVSNPMDTMNYLTLKTSGLPKNKILGMGGALDSARFKYYLSQQLGCSPADLNAVVIGGHGDTTMIPLIAHATWNSIPVTQLLSKEQQDKIVADTMVGGATLTKLIGTSAWYAPGAGTAAMVEAIVRDEKKLISCGVALDGEYGQKDISLVVPVVLGKSGWEKIVDFKLSETEQAEFNKSADAVRNMNQILKDSNFI
- the tamL gene encoding translocation and assembly module lipoprotein TamL, translating into MIKHLPYLFLLTLIIGGCSNIKYLPKNEKLYTGAKVIITDKDTKKSEAKALTTELTDLTRPKPNGSILGLRVKLYLYNISKGKKNFISRFINKLGEPPVLFSSVDLDHNGKVLTNRLQNKGYFRAQVTPDSAIKNKTAQAVYNTQTGPVFKIRKVVFPRDSDSLDTAVTGISKKSFLKPGDNYNLDVIKNERIRIDARLKEEGFYFFSPDDILLEVDSTNAGKNMVDLYEIVKPETPDKAWDIYTMDKTYIYPRYSLRDTAAKLDSAVHYNDYYVIDPRNTIHPYVFKDVIALHPGEAYNRTDHNQALSRFIDLGPYKYVKNRFDISPKDTLKLNAFYYLTPYPKKSLRFETLVRTTSANYNGTQVNLSFRNRNTFKGAELLTVSLLGSTDLQFGGQNNGYNVYQAGIQTSLTWPRFITPFNVTTNNGFLPHTRLQLEYDLTNRTKLYTLNTFSASYAYLWKQDIHIQHELTVFGFSYTNAANVTKIYTDSILHTRNPSLKHVIDNQLTFGPSYSYTYTNTTESYKRNTYYYNGKISLSGNILGLVTGADTLAGKPKAIFGTNYSQYVKLESELRYYHKISPNITWASRIIGGAGLTYGNSTIMPYSQQFFVGGANSLRGFRARSVGPGSYYPDATITNGSGFIPDESGDIKIEANTEFRPKLFSIVYGALFLDAGNVWLLHSNNTQQGGQPGGAFNKNFLNDMAVDAGLGLRFDLSVLVLRTDLGFPLRKPWLPDGQRWVINKIDFGNGGWRGDNLVFNLAIGYPF
- a CDS encoding aspartyl protease family protein, producing MTTIPLKIIELQGDGYHPLVEVFIFGKTHLLVLDTGASKTAFDRELLQEANEEAEFLESDKLSTGLGTNSMASFTATIHDMQIGTLRIPAFEVAVLDLSTINHAYGQLNQPQVLGVLGGDILMQYKAVIDYGNETLTLISY